The DNA segment GCGTGAGCACATCCCCACCCGGCTTGAGCACGACGACCGCAGGCAGGCGCTCCACGAAGAACTGGCGACTGAGGTCCCTGCGGGACAGGTAGGTCAGTCCAGTAGGACCCTCGTCCGTGACCTCAAGCGAAGGAGCACCACACCCTTCCTCTCAGTACTTACTGAGCGCCTCCTGTGTCCACTGTCCCGTGCCGGCCTCTGAAGACGCCCAGGAACCAGGACAGGCCCGGTCACACTAGCCTCCGCACTGTGCCTCCAATACCCAAGACATgcttccacctcagggcctttgcactgaccATGCCCTCTGCGTGGAGCACTCTCCCCAGACATCTGCGGATTAAGACCCTGTAAGCTGCAGATACCCAACCTCAAATCACAACGTCTCTCTCTCTGCTAATGCTTGGCTCTCAGCATCCAACACACTGCATAGTTTATTTCTCCTGTTTTTGCCACTTTCTCCCACAATAGAATGTAGCTTTGGGAGGGCACAGTCTTCATTCACTGGTGTCCCTGCTGCCTGAAACAGTGTCgagcacagagtagatgctcaggGAATATATgtgagatgaataaataaatactgataaATTCCATGAAGAAATATTAAGCTGAGTAAAGGACTCATGGTCAGAGAGGGCCTCTTTAAGGAGGTAATCCTGGAGCTGAGATCTCCAGAAtgaggcaggtgggggaggggatggtgaACTGGGGAATTGtttcccaggcagaggggacagctggtgcaaaggccctaGGATGGGAGAGAGATTGGAGTACAGCCTTGATCACGGTAAggagttttttattttgtttcctgtatGAGAGGAAGCCAGTGAGAAGCCCTCCACAGCCCCAGGGGTCCCCAGAGCAAATCTCCCATCTTGGCCAGAATCCCACAGTCATCGTGGAATGAAGCAGCCTGCCAGACTGGGCCGATAGCCCACAGTTCTTAATTTCCACCCACTGGGATCTTGGGTGGTCCTTTTCCAGGCCTCCACTCAGACAACACATAGTACTTTCCCAGTCCCACAGGAGTAGGTTGCTGGACTTGGCAAACAGAAATGcagggggaaaggtatagctccgTAGTAGAGCACCAGCTTATAgcatacaaggtcctgggttcagtccccagtccctccattaaaaaataaataattaacccTAATGACATCCtccacagaaaattaaaaaaatacaggacaCATTgtataaattaacttaaatttcatataaacataatattttataagtaTGTCCCTGAAATATGTGGGACATAACTAAGACTAAAAATTATTCCTTGTTTACGTGAAATTTACATCTAACTGGTTATCCTGTTAAATATAAAGCTGGCAACCTTTGTTTGGGGAGTGGGTAGAGGGTGGGAACTTGCTCACTCTCTATTCAGGTACTTGCCTGGGTAAATGTTTTGTTGAAAGGACCGTACCTAAGACAAGGTCAGTGTTTGGCTCTGATGCCCTTGCAGCTGGCTTTTCTGCCCCAGGGAGGGACATATTGccagtttaggggaaaaaaacccaaaaacctccTGCTTCAGAGGTCACAGTGGGAGTTGAACAAGTGTCTGAACTTTGATAATGGATGGAAATGAAGGTGTCCAAGATCAGAAACTTGGCACTTGTGTAATGAAATTGATGAAATCAGTAACATGTCACAAAGTCTGCAACTGACTTTGACTTATAAATGGTTCCACTTGAACGCCCCACTAGTGGAGATacagcaaatggcaaaatgtgaACAAGGACCAAGGGTTTCCTTGTCTGCTTCTCCTAACTACTTGGtatctttgaaatttttcatagtaAAAAGTTGGGAtttggggggagagtatagctcagttgtagagcacttgcttagcatgcatgaggtcctgggttcaatccccagtacctctattaaaataaataagtaaataaacctaattaccacccccaaaacaaaacaaaaaacagaaacaaaacaaaacaaaatttaattttttttaaagttggggTTTAAAAAGAATTCAATTCTTAatgcagaaaagagagaaagtttGAAAATAGCCACAAACTCTCACACTGTTTATTGGGCAGCTCATTGGAAAGTTTAAACCCAACCACGTCTCTCTCAGCTCCAGGACTCTCCATGGCTCCCAGCTACTCTGAGGATGACATCCGCACTCATTAAGTGGCATTTAGGGGGCTGCCGCACATGATCCCTGCTGACTTTGCACTCCTAGAATTACTTACTGTTCCCTGAATTGGCTGTTCTTTCTCTGAAGCCCTCAGAGACtttgtgctgtgtcctctgactggaaacccttcctttcccttaccCTTCACTCTCCAATCCTCCATGTCCTTGGAGGGGGTCCCTCTTTAAAGccacttcctggaggaagcttCCCCTGACCCCCATATCTCAGCAAGGTCTCCTTGTTATATTTCCACATGACATCCTTCCTTTGTCCTCCAAAAGGAAGTCAAACTTGGGCAGTTtgttattatgtatttatttgagaATTTGAGTCTTTGTTTCAGGTTTATCTCCCCTACTAGGTTGTAAACTTCCAAGCTGGACAGGAATTGTGCACCTAAACCACCCCCCTGCCCCATACCCCTCTAGTTCTCAGTCCTGATTGGCACACAGAGGGTGCTCATCAACTTCAGATGGAACAGACACATTAATAAACAAATACTCACTTTCAGCAGAaacagcccctcctccaggaagccctccctgacccctcctcctgcctcacctCCTCAGGGCATCCTCGAAGGGCAAGAAGAGCCACTTCTCGGGCATGTCCCTGAGGAACAGATCCTGCTCCTCCTCCGTCGGGTCTTGGGATACATACACCAGGGCCAGCTGGGCTGCTCGCAGCACGTAGAACTCATCTGTGAGCCGCACAAAGAAGTCCCGGAGGATGGGTGCAAAGGCTTGGCACTTCGGACATGACCCAGCACCAAAGAATAGGAGCACCAGTCGGTTCTCCAGCCTGCGGCTGAGCTCAGCCTCCGTGTCCAGCTCATCCTGGTCACTGTTGTTTCGGATCAGGACGCGGCCAGAGAACAGGGAAGCCATGGCAACCCTGGCTGTGTGCTGGGAACAGGGCAGAAGGACCTCCAGTGACCCTGAGCCTACCGGCTGGCTGCTGTCCCAGGATTAGGAATCTTTAGGAGACCAGTTTAGGACTTCACTAATCTGCCTAAACCTTGACCTGATTCTTTGCTGCCTTTGAGTGCAGGGCACCAGCTGCCCATGGGTCCTTCTCAGGAGAAGGCTGCAAAtgcataaaaaaacaaacaaaccagttAGACTGACATACTGGtgtgaaaatatttcattaaattgttATGTAAAAAAATCTGTGCTGCTTCACGAATGCAGTCAGTAATCCTAAATCACAAGGACTCTACAAATTACTCTAATTACTGTGATTTCTAAGTCGAGATGAGCAGAAATGATATTTCAAGATATCTGCCTGCAGTGACTGGGATGTGCTGTGAAATTATCTTTGATTTACATAGGTGACAAAGTCACAGGGCCAATAACTTGCTTTGACAGGCCCTGAGAAAAACATGCTAAATTCCAATGGGAAGTTAATaagaataaactttttttctccaCCCTCCTGAATTCTGTGTCTGCACAGCCCACCTTAAGATCCCGTGGTGTGTAAGTGAAAATCATGGTCACAATATTTTGCAGCCCCCTCCCATCAAGAGCTGGAAACTGGTTCCCCTCTCCTTGAAGCCAGGCTGGCTCCTAACTTG comes from the Camelus dromedarius isolate mCamDro1 chromosome 27, mCamDro1.pat, whole genome shotgun sequence genome and includes:
- the NXNL1 gene encoding nucleoredoxin-like protein 1, coding for MASLFSGRVLIRNNSDQDELDTEAELSRRLENRLVLLFFGAGSCPKCQAFAPILRDFFVRLTDEFYVLRAAQLALVYVSQDPTEEEQDLFLRDMPEKWLFLPFEDALRRDLSRQFFVERLPAVVVLKPGGDVLTLDAADEIRRLGPACFANWQEAAEVLDRNFLQPEDLDDPAPRSLTEPLRRRKYRVDPAALGARGRERRGGPGQEGGAEGGAEGLF